In Nitrospira sp., one DNA window encodes the following:
- a CDS encoding fibronectin type III domain-containing protein, with the protein MVTVNTSGLGAGTYNGTITIKVGTWYTKNVPVTLILSPAPPPPPPTKATATLTWDAVTGTPVSGYKVYVGEAPRLYTRTIDVGTVTSSTVDSLTVGRVYYFAVTAYNSAGESTPSNEVSKSID; encoded by the coding sequence ATGGTCACTGTCAACACCAGCGGACTTGGAGCAGGGACTTACAATGGAACCATCACGATCAAGGTGGGTACCTGGTACACAAAGAACGTCCCTGTGACGTTGATTTTGTCGCCCGCCCCCCCGCCGCCTCCACCCACGAAGGCCACAGCCACCCTCACGTGGGACGCGGTCACTGGTACCCCGGTTAGCGGGTATAAAGTCTACGTTGGAGAGGCACCCCGTCTCTATACACGGACCATTGACGTCGGCACTGTCACATCATCGACCGTGGACAGTTTAACCGTGGGCCGAGTGTACTATTTCGCCGTCACTGCGTATAACAGTGCTGGCGAGAGCACCCCCTCCAACGAGGTGAGTAAGAGTATTGACTGA